The following proteins come from a genomic window of Anaerobutyricum hallii:
- a CDS encoding AAA family ATPase → MPVFDFSNMQAKKEPVRCTYTMVYSDNDHASPENPILIIDNTKREWKHHSFGIFANPNKQTTFEFEEEDGTISADILKVDARFVSLLKWLGEHHIHIQLSGKNTAQGYAVYKIQEISFGGRTKLSAEDGFLQFMIERLFASSAPVEETSEITTEEEDSDEMKLTSLQSITDFMTCAGRTLPDNIRLWARRNLAVARSREVSPEERRHAQRALSIMMNIQWKSDYFKSIDPEEARRILDEELYGMERVKQRIIETIIQINRTHTLPAYGLLLVGPAGTGKSQIAYAVARILKLPWTTLDMSSINDPEQLTGSSRIYANAKPGIIMDAFSMAGESNLVFIINELDKANSGKGTGNPADVLLTLLDNLGFTDNYMECMIPTVGVYPIATANDKSQISSPLMSRFAVIDIPDYTPEEKKAIFSKFALPKVLKRIGLHEGECIMTDEALDTVIDIFSDTTGIRDLEQAAEHIVANALYQIEVDHLKQVVFTGEMVKELLL, encoded by the coding sequence ATGCCAGTATTTGATTTTAGTAATATGCAGGCAAAAAAAGAGCCTGTACGCTGTACATATACCATGGTCTATTCAGATAATGATCATGCTTCACCGGAAAATCCGATTCTTATAATTGACAATACAAAAAGAGAATGGAAACATCATTCATTTGGTATTTTTGCAAATCCAAATAAACAGACTACATTTGAGTTTGAAGAAGAAGATGGTACGATCAGCGCAGATATCTTAAAAGTAGATGCTCGTTTTGTCAGTCTTTTAAAATGGCTTGGCGAACACCATATTCACATCCAGCTTTCCGGTAAAAATACTGCACAAGGATATGCAGTTTATAAAATTCAGGAAATTTCTTTTGGGGGAAGAACGAAATTATCTGCGGAAGATGGCTTTTTACAGTTTATGATCGAGCGTCTTTTTGCAAGCAGCGCTCCTGTGGAGGAAACTTCTGAGATAACTACAGAGGAAGAAGACAGTGATGAGATGAAGCTCACCAGTCTTCAGAGCATTACAGACTTTATGACTTGCGCCGGAAGGACGCTTCCTGACAATATCCGCCTGTGGGCCAGAAGAAACCTTGCTGTTGCCCGTTCACGCGAAGTTTCTCCAGAGGAACGACGCCATGCCCAGCGTGCTTTATCTATTATGATGAATATCCAATGGAAAAGTGATTATTTTAAATCTATCGATCCTGAGGAAGCACGACGGATTCTCGATGAAGAACTCTATGGAATGGAGCGTGTAAAGCAGAGAATTATTGAGACGATTATCCAGATTAACCGTACACATACTCTTCCTGCTTATGGTCTTTTACTTGTAGGACCTGCCGGTACCGGAAAGTCTCAGATTGCTTACGCTGTTGCCCGTATTTTAAAGCTTCCATGGACAACTTTGGATATGAGTTCAATCAATGATCCTGAACAGTTAACCGGAAGTTCCCGTATTTATGCGAATGCAAAGCCTGGAATTATCATGGATGCTTTTTCAATGGCTGGAGAATCTAACCTCGTTTTTATTATTAACGAGCTTGATAAGGCAAACTCTGGTAAGGGAACTGGTAATCCTGCTGATGTTCTTCTGACTTTATTAGATAACCTTGGCTTTACTGACAATTACATGGAATGTATGATTCCTACTGTTGGAGTTTATCCGATCGCAACTGCCAATGATAAGAGTCAGATCAGCAGTCCTTTAATGTCCCGCTTTGCTGTCATTGATATTCCGGATTATACACCGGAAGAAAAGAAGGCTATCTTCTCTAAATTTGCTCTTCCTAAAGTTCTCAAACGAATCGGCTTACATGAAGGGGAATGTATCATGACGGATGAGGCATTAGACACCGTAATTGATATCTTTTCCGATACTACAGGTATTCGTGACTTAGAACAGGCTGCAGAGCATATCGTAGCGAATGCATTATATCAGATTGAAGTGGATCATTTAAAACAGGTCGTTTTTACCGGAGAAATGGTAAAAGAATTGCTTTTATAA
- a CDS encoding diguanylate cyclase — translation MEMKQKIMIVDDAEINRQILMAILGDKYEYVQAGNGCQAVHLLQHDLTIDLILLDINMPEMNGFQVLERMNKFHWIDEIPVIIISSEEKRDVIERAYIFGAEDYIRRPFDSFIVCRRVQNILNLYANQKRLKQMVSDQIYEKEENNNLMIGILSHVVEFRNSESGEHILHIRMVTERLLRRLIQKTDQYQLSESDIAMITTAAALHDIGKINVPESILNKPGKLTQEEFEIIKTHTTIGADIIDQMISKSEKPLLRIAWEICRWHHERWDGHGYPDGLIGEQIPISAQVVALADVYDALISKRCYKNAYDHETAMDMIMSGECGAFNPLLLKCLYEISPELRMAVQGNMGEEAYRQEADRLAAEIMKKKSTPCSDRAQCMLESMQEQLEFFASLNGGIQFEYDHVSRLANIVNWNEPPQYRYSVMNVANQNCFKHLSQKDFHRLKDALDVTTPENREFSMSIMLPQGNDYEWCELRMHSLWSELSPDHYIGAVGQLIKPQHVTPELPLLDGLSEGENADGKNIRVAFEQLKQIFDIVRLVDPAHNAVMEIDDKGVLRQTGQHCAAFWENGGNCANCISTRALSQKTMLNKLEFTRRDMYYVVAKYLCINGTPCVLEMLSKMNEGRWIDANGTRFLLDKSRGENRELFSDALTGAYSRRYFETYLMHMEGMECVEIIDVDHFKQVNDTYGHLAGDVVLRDIAAAIQSCIRSTDILIRYGGDEFLLLFPKMSEKHMLEKNEKIKKAVESIVFTEYPDFHVTVSIGGVCGVHPIMEAIHQADKLMYENKRTL, via the coding sequence ATGGAGATGAAACAAAAAATAATGATTGTCGATGATGCAGAAATAAATCGTCAGATTTTGATGGCGATTCTTGGGGACAAATATGAATATGTACAGGCAGGAAATGGCTGTCAGGCAGTACATTTGCTCCAGCATGATCTTACAATAGATCTGATACTTTTAGATATCAATATGCCAGAAATGAATGGGTTTCAGGTATTAGAGCGAATGAACAAGTTTCATTGGATTGATGAGATTCCGGTAATCATAATTTCTTCGGAAGAGAAAAGAGATGTTATTGAGCGGGCGTACATTTTTGGAGCGGAAGATTATATACGAAGACCATTTGATTCTTTTATTGTGTGTAGACGTGTGCAGAATATACTGAATCTATATGCGAATCAGAAAAGGCTAAAGCAGATGGTTTCCGATCAGATTTATGAAAAAGAAGAGAATAACAATCTAATGATTGGTATTTTAAGCCATGTAGTGGAATTTAGAAACAGTGAAAGCGGAGAACATATCCTTCATATCCGTATGGTAACAGAACGTTTATTGCGCCGATTGATTCAAAAAACGGATCAATATCAGTTGTCTGAGTCAGATATTGCCATGATTACAACAGCAGCAGCTTTACATGATATCGGAAAAATAAATGTTCCGGAAAGTATTTTAAATAAACCAGGAAAATTAACACAAGAAGAATTTGAAATCATAAAGACACATACGACGATTGGTGCGGATATTATTGATCAGATGATTAGTAAATCAGAAAAACCATTGTTGCGTATCGCATGGGAAATCTGTCGTTGGCATCATGAACGGTGGGATGGACATGGATATCCGGATGGTCTGATTGGGGAACAGATTCCAATTTCAGCTCAGGTGGTTGCTTTGGCGGATGTGTATGATGCGCTAATTAGTAAGCGGTGTTATAAGAATGCTTATGACCATGAAACAGCAATGGATATGATTATGTCTGGTGAATGTGGGGCGTTCAATCCACTTCTCTTAAAATGTCTGTATGAAATATCACCAGAGCTTCGTATGGCAGTACAGGGTAATATGGGAGAGGAAGCATATCGTCAGGAGGCAGATCGTCTGGCAGCGGAGATAATGAAGAAAAAGAGTACACCATGCAGTGATCGGGCACAGTGTATGCTTGAATCTATGCAGGAACAGCTTGAATTTTTTGCTTCTTTAAATGGAGGGATTCAATTTGAATATGATCATGTTTCCAGACTGGCAAATATAGTAAACTGGAACGAACCGCCACAATATCGTTATTCGGTTATGAATGTTGCAAATCAGAATTGTTTCAAACATCTGAGTCAGAAAGATTTTCATCGCTTGAAAGATGCTTTAGATGTAACAACACCAGAAAATCGGGAATTTTCTATGAGTATCATGTTACCGCAGGGAAATGATTATGAGTGGTGTGAGCTTCGAATGCATTCACTTTGGTCAGAATTGTCACCAGATCATTATATCGGAGCGGTGGGACAGTTAATTAAACCACAGCATGTTACGCCGGAACTTCCTCTTCTAGATGGCCTTTCAGAAGGAGAAAACGCAGATGGAAAGAATATAAGGGTAGCATTCGAACAGCTTAAGCAGATTTTTGATATTGTTCGACTGGTAGATCCGGCTCATAATGCAGTCATGGAAATAGATGATAAGGGAGTATTGCGGCAGACAGGTCAGCACTGTGCCGCTTTTTGGGAGAACGGAGGAAACTGTGCAAACTGTATTTCAACGCGTGCTCTGTCACAGAAGACGATGCTGAATAAGTTAGAATTCACCAGAAGAGATATGTATTATGTCGTTGCAAAATATCTTTGCATCAACGGGACACCATGTGTGCTGGAGATGCTCTCTAAGATGAATGAAGGGCGTTGGATTGATGCAAATGGAACTAGATTTTTATTGGATAAAAGTCGTGGGGAGAATAGAGAACTTTTTTCTGATGCGTTAACTGGCGCATATTCCAGACGATATTTTGAGACATATCTTATGCATATGGAAGGGATGGAGTGCGTAGAAATTATAGATGTGGACCATTTCAAACAGGTGAATGATACATATGGACACTTAGCAGGCGATGTAGTGCTTAGGGATATTGCCGCAGCGATTCAGTCATGCATTCGAAGCACCGATATTTTGATTCGTTATGGTGGCGATGAATTTTTACTGCTTTTTCCTAAGATGTCTGAAAAACATATGCTGGAGAAGAACGAAAAAATCAAAAAAGCAGTTGAAAGTATCGTATTTACAGAATATCCGGATTTTCATGTAACGGTCAGTATTGGTGGTGTCTGTGGTGTACATCCGATTATGGAAGCGATTCATCAGGCAGATAAGCTGATGTATGAAAACAAGAGAACATTATAG
- a CDS encoding ABC transporter substrate-binding protein has translation MKCRKTKIYMLCVILLFSFLLSGCLSSSAAEKNADGTQGESAPVEYRCISNPESKKKIYVILKNYHGAYWKTVIEGVEKAAQEVDAAIYLGGIDNETDISGQIRLMNEAIEQGADGILLAPANSNSLVESCEKAKKKNVSVVLIDSSINSTEFDACYMTDNIDAGKMAAKEMIKLLQDAGNSPTQPLEVGVLLSADTSQAMVNRVSGFLEAWTQYAPSQWDIAKDIFLNGGDIEKAQADAADLLEKNKNIKGFYGCNNTSTIGIAKTLVKEKRTDIVMVGFDMAKETQQFIQDADYQGVSLLQKQDQMGYLGIHSLVSLIKGERLEQKFFDTGVIMVNSYYLMEKGVS, from the coding sequence ATGAAGTGCAGAAAGACCAAAATATATATGTTATGTGTGATTCTGCTTTTTTCTTTTCTGCTAAGTGGCTGTTTGAGTAGTTCTGCTGCAGAGAAAAATGCAGATGGGACACAGGGAGAATCAGCACCAGTAGAATACCGTTGTATTTCAAACCCGGAAAGTAAGAAAAAGATTTATGTTATTTTAAAAAATTATCATGGAGCTTACTGGAAAACAGTAATTGAAGGGGTAGAAAAAGCCGCGCAAGAAGTGGATGCGGCAATTTATCTTGGGGGGATTGATAATGAAACAGATATTTCCGGGCAGATACGTCTGATGAATGAGGCGATAGAGCAGGGAGCAGATGGGATATTGCTCGCACCGGCTAATTCCAATTCTCTGGTGGAAAGCTGTGAGAAAGCAAAGAAAAAGAATGTTTCGGTAGTGCTTATTGATTCTTCTATTAACAGTACAGAATTTGATGCGTGTTATATGACGGATAATATAGATGCTGGCAAAATGGCGGCAAAAGAAATGATCAAGCTGCTTCAGGATGCCGGGAATTCTCCAACACAGCCATTAGAAGTTGGAGTTTTGTTATCAGCAGATACTTCTCAGGCAATGGTCAATCGGGTTTCGGGATTTTTGGAGGCATGGACACAGTATGCGCCATCGCAATGGGATATTGCCAAAGATATTTTCTTAAATGGAGGAGATATAGAAAAAGCACAGGCAGATGCAGCAGATTTGCTGGAAAAGAATAAAAATATAAAAGGTTTTTACGGATGTAATAATACATCGACAATAGGAATCGCAAAAACGCTTGTAAAAGAAAAAAGAACAGACATTGTTATGGTCGGTTTTGATATGGCAAAAGAAACACAGCAATTCATTCAGGATGCAGATTATCAGGGAGTTTCTTTATTACAAAAACAAGACCAGATGGGGTATTTGGGGATACATTCGTTAGTTTCTTTAATTAAAGGGGAAAGATTAGAACAAAAATTTTTTGATACCGGGGTTATTATGGTTAATTCATATTATCTTATGGAGAAAGGTGTTTCATGA
- a CDS encoding methylated-DNA--[protein]-cysteine S-methyltransferase — MITRKEAIEYGLSFPHTYVDAPFRDPNWQLIRVKESKKVFLWIYEKDGFVQLNVKVEPEWRDFWREVYPSVIPGYHQNKKHWNTIILDGTIPVKEIKRMITESYELITDSPTKRIYEAVKRIPKGHVATYGQVAAMAGNPKMSRAVGNALHKNPDLETIPCFRVVNSKGELAEAFVFGGEGEQAKRLEEDGVEVKNGKVDLKQYGISLTTNLLD; from the coding sequence ATGATTACAAGAAAAGAAGCAATTGAATATGGTCTGTCCTTTCCACATACATATGTAGATGCTCCGTTTCGCGATCCGAACTGGCAGCTCATCAGAGTAAAAGAAAGCAAAAAAGTGTTTTTATGGATATATGAAAAAGATGGATTTGTTCAGTTAAATGTAAAAGTAGAACCAGAATGGAGAGATTTCTGGAGAGAAGTATACCCATCGGTCATTCCGGGATATCATCAAAATAAAAAGCACTGGAATACAATAATACTTGATGGAACAATACCTGTAAAAGAAATTAAACGAATGATTACAGAAAGTTATGAACTGATAACAGACAGTCCAACAAAACGAATTTATGAAGCAGTCAAACGTATTCCAAAAGGTCATGTAGCAACTTATGGGCAGGTAGCGGCTATGGCAGGCAATCCAAAGATGTCACGTGCAGTTGGAAATGCTCTTCATAAAAATCCTGATCTGGAAACAATCCCCTGTTTTCGAGTGGTAAACTCCAAAGGAGAACTTGCAGAGGCTTTTGTATTTGGAGGGGAAGGAGAGCAGGCAAAACGTTTGGAAGAAGATGGTGTGGAAGTAAAAAATGGAAAAGTTGATTTAAAACAATATGGAATATCTTTAACTACTAATTTGCTAGACTAA
- a CDS encoding sensor domain-containing diguanylate cyclase, translating to MKNQKKSRKKKGVLLALYLTVCLLIIVSAYFRLSKIAQNFNTQHLELITGLYAEKMNEEMDYLQNFVEEDVKMIQAMEDKDPDKIQKSLEKNLNQTMFCNIGFIMKNGEVHGSKCAVSDIKKKNLDNQALTARTSFNSDPYQSSETGNMIITVFVPVADFSQIHMLYVSVMIEQLRQLGVYELLQGKISVHLLKADSENFITCISSDNSSAAGDWNNLLLQQKYFEYNEGYSYKQWISDMRSGKKEGRFAAKIRGEDSTISYRSISSMPGWYVVVELANKNISNITQHFSAWGGLYGSILVGLTILYMLTILIWEKKDKKRYIGLSSTDALTGVLNRRAFRADVEHELRKKESGIFLFIDVDNFKSYNDTYGHSNGDLCLKYFAQTMQECFPKDSILGRYGGDEFVAYLKNVKPETVYACMESFQKKISHFTLSTGEVVELSASAGGVIFPEQGEDFISLCKNADAVLYDIKQNGKAVFKMKSDKIR from the coding sequence ATGAAAAATCAAAAAAAGAGCAGGAAAAAGAAAGGGGTATTGCTGGCTCTTTATCTGACAGTATGTCTGCTAATTATTGTGTCCGCATATTTTCGTCTGAGTAAAATTGCGCAGAACTTTAATACACAGCATTTAGAATTAATTACCGGATTGTATGCAGAAAAAATGAATGAAGAGATGGATTATCTTCAGAATTTTGTGGAAGAAGATGTGAAGATGATTCAGGCGATGGAAGATAAAGATCCGGACAAGATTCAGAAAAGTCTGGAAAAAAATCTGAATCAGACAATGTTTTGTAATATCGGATTTATTATGAAAAATGGAGAAGTCCATGGAAGTAAATGTGCAGTTTCAGATATTAAAAAGAAAAATCTGGATAATCAGGCTTTAACTGCAAGAACATCCTTTAATTCTGATCCATATCAATCGAGTGAAACAGGAAATATGATTATAACAGTTTTTGTTCCGGTAGCAGATTTCTCTCAGATCCATATGCTGTATGTGTCAGTGATGATAGAGCAGCTTAGACAGTTAGGAGTCTATGAACTTTTACAGGGGAAGATCAGTGTTCATCTGTTAAAAGCAGATTCTGAAAATTTTATCACCTGTATTAGCAGTGATAATTCCAGTGCAGCCGGAGATTGGAATAATCTTTTACTTCAGCAGAAATATTTTGAATATAATGAGGGATATTCGTATAAACAATGGATCAGTGATATGCGTTCAGGGAAAAAAGAAGGCAGGTTTGCAGCAAAGATTCGGGGAGAAGACTCGACAATATCTTACAGGAGTATTTCCAGTATGCCGGGATGGTATGTTGTTGTCGAACTGGCAAATAAAAATATTTCAAATATTACTCAGCATTTTTCAGCATGGGGCGGGCTTTATGGAAGTATATTAGTTGGTCTTACAATTTTATATATGCTCACAATTTTAATATGGGAGAAAAAAGATAAAAAACGATACATTGGTCTGTCCAGTACGGATGCATTGACAGGAGTCCTGAATCGCAGAGCTTTCCGGGCAGATGTTGAACATGAGCTTAGAAAGAAAGAATCGGGGATATTCCTGTTTATCGATGTAGATAATTTTAAATCTTATAATGACACCTATGGTCATAGTAATGGAGACCTTTGTCTGAAGTATTTTGCGCAGACCATGCAGGAGTGTTTTCCGAAAGACAGCATACTTGGCAGGTATGGCGGAGATGAATTTGTTGCATATCTGAAAAATGTAAAACCAGAAACTGTTTATGCCTGTATGGAAAGCTTTCAGAAGAAGATTTCTCATTTTACCCTTTCGACAGGTGAGGTAGTAGAATTGTCTGCCAGTGCAGGAGGAGTAATTTTCCCTGAACAGGGAGAAGACTTTATATCTTTATGTAAAAATGCAGATGCTGTCCTCTACGATATAAAACAGAATGGAAAAGCAGTATTTAAGATGAAATCAGATAAAATAAGATAA
- a CDS encoding diaminopimelate dehydrogenase, whose amino-acid sequence MNKIKIGIVGYGNIGRGVEQSIKRNDDMELTAVFTRRDPATVSIQTESAAVKHFDEMASMKDKIDVMILCGGSATDLPVIGPEVAASFNTIDSFDTHAKIPEYFAAMDNASKKGNKISIISVGWDPGMFSLNRLYAESILVQGSTYTFWGKGVSQGHSDAIRRIEGVKNAIQYTVPIEDAVEQVRSGSEPELTTRQKHLRECYVVPEEGADKAAIETAIKTMPNYFSDYDTTVTFITEEELKAHHSKMPHGGFVIRTGETGCEGNKHVIEYSLKLDSNPEFTGSVLVAYARAAHRLSVKGESGARSVFDIAPAMLSQMTPEELRAKML is encoded by the coding sequence ATGAACAAAATCAAGATTGGTATTGTAGGTTATGGTAATATTGGTCGTGGTGTGGAGCAGTCGATTAAGCGTAATGATGATATGGAATTGACGGCGGTATTTACAAGAAGAGATCCTGCTACTGTATCTATTCAGACAGAGAGTGCCGCTGTGAAGCATTTTGATGAGATGGCATCTATGAAAGATAAGATTGACGTAATGATTCTTTGTGGTGGTTCTGCAACAGATCTTCCTGTTATTGGACCGGAAGTGGCTGCTTCTTTTAATACGATTGATAGTTTTGATACCCACGCAAAGATTCCTGAATATTTTGCTGCTATGGATAATGCTTCAAAAAAAGGGAATAAGATCAGTATTATTTCTGTCGGCTGGGATCCTGGAATGTTTTCTTTAAATCGTTTGTATGCCGAGTCCATTCTTGTACAGGGAAGTACTTATACTTTCTGGGGCAAGGGTGTAAGTCAGGGACATTCTGATGCGATTCGCCGTATTGAAGGGGTTAAAAATGCAATCCAGTACACAGTTCCTATTGAAGATGCTGTGGAGCAGGTAAGAAGTGGAAGTGAACCAGAACTTACGACAAGACAGAAGCATTTAAGAGAGTGCTATGTTGTTCCGGAAGAAGGTGCTGATAAAGCAGCTATTGAAACGGCAATTAAAACAATGCCTAATTACTTCTCTGACTACGATACAACTGTAACATTTATTACCGAAGAGGAATTAAAAGCACATCATAGTAAGATGCCACATGGTGGTTTCGTTATCCGTACTGGTGAAACAGGATGTGAGGGTAACAAACATGTTATCGAATACTCTTTAAAACTTGATTCGAACCCAGAGTTTACAGGAAGTGTACTTGTTGCTTATGCACGTGCTGCTCACAGACTTTCTGTAAAAGGTGAATCTGGTGCCAGAAGTGTATTTGATATCGCGCCGGCAATGTTATCTCAGATGACTCCGGAAGAGTTAAGAGCTAAGATGTTATAA